Genomic DNA from Xyrauchen texanus isolate HMW12.3.18 chromosome 28, RBS_HiC_50CHRs, whole genome shotgun sequence:
GTTTTAGACAGGGTGTTAGAATTTTACAGGCTGTTTTTGCTACTAACACTGCTTAATTTAAAGGCTTGGGATTGATGCTTTTTTCATGCGTTGATTTTCCCGATGGTTATCGATATATATCAGGatgtttttcagatataaattggGCTGTTCGTTGCACtatagtctttgtctcttcagacatatttcttaacagaactttggtaaagtgtgagtggcaTGGTAAATTAAAGAGGGTCGCACACCAGACACATCTGGCAGAAAACATGATGcgttctaaaattagaaacaattatttattttctacaaaggtaAGCACATGCCACCAATGCTTAGCGTCAACTTTCTGAAGTGCCACGGAGTGCAATTCAATAGTTTCCATTAAATTCAtaaatattaggtaggtggttttaatgttgtggctgatcggtgtgtgtacagtatgtatgtaaagtatgtatgtgtgtatatgtatatgtatatatatatatatatatatatatatatatatatatcacacaattgCATTGCGCTTATATGTCATCAAAAGTCtgccataaaaaataaaaaacattactaGCCAATGGCGAGTCTTTCTCCAAATTGTCTGTAGAGGGTTGATTACATggtcaatctcaaaattaaaaataatgcccTTTTTGTCACATTTGTGTAGTTGTTACTGAGTTTCAAATTTGAGGAATGTCATGTCATGATCTtaatgatcgatcattgctgtcacttccAAGTACTGGAGGACTTGTGCCATCCctaatataaattgtgcctaaaactaaaatttgtatgtgtttatttatttattttacagcatACAATTCACTAGAAGTCGTGTACTACCCTGGCACCTTTTGACATACTGTTTTCAATGTTTTCTGTTATTTGGGACTTTTGGGACTAATTCTAATCTCACAAAATATTAAGGATGCAtacttaatattaaatgttaattgCAATGCAGCCTTACTGATTATCTGCATGTCTGACGCTTATCacaatataaaacacacatttgtgcttttgttttctgAGTATGTGAGTTGTGAATGATTGACATGGTGTGCAAGCCATGCAGTGGTTTGATGGCAGCGTGTGATTATCTATCTTTCGTCTCTTCAGTAGCAGTGGCCATGTCAAAATCTGTTCCATTAAAGAGAAAATCATCCCGCATTTCCTCTCATCCAGAGATAATAAAACTCTGAAATCTTCCATGGCTTTTACTGATGGATGCACTGGTAAATCTAGTGGAGGCGATCTAGTCACTAAAGGCAACTCACATGTTTTTGTCTGGACGCAGGCCTTATGGAGTGTTTGCTTTGTGGGTTTGTTTTAGAACAGCTGCTAAGGCTTCGAGCTAGCTGTCAACATACTGGAAAATGTGTTCAGTGAATTGGACAAGCCTGTGAAGTTATTCGTAGCACTGGCAGAGAGTTTTGAATCTAGCAAATGGCTGTGAACTGTTCTCTGTGGCACTGGGTGCAAAACGAACACATTCCAATTGTGTAGTGTAATATACAGATGGATGCACTGCACCAAATGCAACATAAAGTGAATTTGATATGGCTGAGACTGACCTGCATCCCATCTTTTTAATATGCGGCTATTTAAATGACTCAAGTTAAGTTTCAATGCTGAAAACAATTCCAATACATTTTGCATTGCTTTGTTATTCTTTAGctgtttaatttcaaactaaTAAATCTGGATTGGACTAAAATAGAGATGAAGTCAAAGCTCAATAGATTTGTGCAGAAGAAAACTCTCAAATATCTACACTACactcagatggatggatggattgatagatagatTATATTAATCACTAATTAGAACATTAATTTGGCAGTCTTTTAGGCTTAATTAAGATTGAGGTGTCCTTATAATAATGAATTGCAGAATCTATCATATTCATTTCATATCATTAGTATGAATCTAAATGATCAGCAATCTAAAGTGCATAATAAAGATAAAGTTCTATCTAAAGCATTCATCATATCAGATCATATAACCAAGGAATGCCTTTGTTGGAGCTTGTTGATGCTGCTATTAAATTACGGATTACTGATCTCAAATGACATGCCAATAACAGATACCCCCTTTTTGTTTTACAGATTGAGGAACATTTCAAGGCAGTTTGATGGCTATGTCTGGGAGTTTATGACACACTGTGGACACTTTGTGAGTTCCAACAATGGAAGAGTGAGCGGTGTTGGCTGTAATGAGGCAAAGAAAAATGCAGACCAGTCATGCATCCATTGGGGATCTTAATCAAAGGCACTCTATTTTCACTGATTCCCGGGACCCTCTCTCTTCTCTTGGATAGTGTTAAAATCAAGTTACATCATACAACAAGAAAGACAGTATTGTTTATGGATGATATCATTCTGTCACGAGAAAGATGAAATTTCCTTTTATTAGATGTCCCAGTTAAAACAAGGACACTGGTTTCTTATGTTAAGAAGGTAAGCTCTGGAAAAGATTCAGACTCAAAGGGTACACAAGACAGATGAGGTTGCATTATGGCAGCTGAATCTCCCCAACAGAAACATTCACATATCTGGTTTGGAGGAGAGTGACAGTTGCATGATGCAGCGAAGTGGAGGCATCGTCGGGAACAGCCTCCGGCGTGTGCGACTAACCTGGCTCAGTTTCTTGCTTTTCTGCATCTTGGTCTTCTTCCCTCTCATTGCACATTACTACCTCACCACAATCGATGAGGCAGGGGGGCCGGATAAGCGTATCTTTGGGCCAAGACCTGGAGGAGAGCTGTGTGAAGCCAAGCATGTGCAAGACCTTTGCCGAATCCGGGAATCCGTTAGTGAGGAGCTACTTCAACTGGAGGCAAAGCGCCAAGAACTCAATGGCGAGATCGCCCGACTTAACCTACGCATTGAGGCCTGTAAACGTAGTATCGACAGTGCCAAACAGGACTTGCTGCAACTCAAGAATGTCATCAGCCAGACAGAGCACTCTTATAAGGAACTCATGGCACAAAACCAGCCAAAACTGTCTTTGCCAGTTAGACTTTTACCTGACAAAGATGATCCAGGGTTTCCTCCTCCAAAATCAGCACAAAACTGTCGTTTGCATTCTTGTTTTGATTATGCGAGATGTCCTCTTACATCTGGCTTCCCTGTCTATGTTTATGACACTGGATCCTATCCTTGGGGTGAAAAGTTGGATCCTCTTGTTAAACAAGCCTTTGCATCATCAGTCAAAAGCAGTGTATACGTGACCGATAATCCACAAATTGCTTGTCTCTATGTAGTGCTTGTAGGGGAAGTACAAGATTCACCCTCTTTACCACCTTCACCATTAGACCTTGAAAAGCAGCTCAAGGCTTTGCCATATTGGAGGTTGGATGGCCACAACCACCTGCTAGTTCACCTGTCTAGAAAGTCTCTGACACAGAACTTCCTGTACAATGTGAGCACAGGTCGAGCAGCAGTAGCACAGTCTACCTTCTTTGAACGTCAATATAGAGAGGGTTTCGACATGGTGGTCTCACCTCTAGTCCATGCCCTGTCTGAGCCCAACTTTCTAGAGGTGCCTCCACAAGTCCCGGTGAAGAGAAAGTACCTCTTCACTTTTCAGGGAGAAAAAGTTGAGTCTTTGAGGAGCAGTTTGCTTGAAGCCCCACCACAGTCCTTTGAAGAGGAAATGGAAGGGGATTCACCAGCTGACTATGACGATCGCATTATTGGCACACTTAAAGCTGTACAGGACAGTCACCTTGACCAGGTTCTTGTAGAGTTCACTTGCAAGAATCAGGCCAAGCCTTGTTTGCCAACAGAGTGGGCACTATGTGGGGAGCGTGAGGATCGTTTAGAGGTACTAAAGGTTTCTACTTTTGCCCTGGTGATATCTCCAGGTGATGGACAGTTGGTGGCATCCACAGGCTGTAGCATGAGACTGTTTGAAGCTTTGGAAGTTGGGGCAATACCGGTGGTTCTTGGCGACCACTCAAAGTTGCCCTACCATCACCTCATACGCTGGAGTGAGGCAGTTATTATGGTACCCAAGCCTCGCATTACGGAGTTGCACTTTCTGTTGCGGAGTATCTCAGACAATGACCTTCTGGCGATGCGACGGCAGGGTCGGTTTCTTTGGGAGACATACCTCTCCACCTCAGAGAGCATCTTCAGCACTATCCTGGCTAGTGTACGAACCAGCATCCAAATACCAGCAGCACCCATACGTGAGGAACCTGCCCAGGAGATCCCCCACAAAGCTGGAAAGTTGGCAGGAactgatgctaacatggctgacAATGGTGACCTGGATCTGGGGCCCGTTGAAGTAGAGCCCCCTTATGCTTCACCCCGCTTTTTGCGTAATTTCACATACACTGCTGCTGATGTCTACCGCACCTGGAATCGTGCACCTGGCCCTTTCCATCTATTCCCAAATACTCCCCTGGACCCTATACTGCCCTCAGAGGCCAAGTTTTTGGGGTCAGGAACTGGTTTCCGCCCTATTGGTGGAGGCTCTGGGGGATCTGGAAAAGAGTTTCAGGCTGCACTAGGAGGGAACTTCCCACGGGAGCAGTTCACCGTGGTCATGCTTACTTACGAAAGGGAGGAGGTTCTTATGAACTCACTGGAGAGGCTAAATGGCCTTCCTTATCTCAACAAAGTGGTAGTAGTTTGGAATTCCCCCAAACCACCTTCCGATGACCTCCTCTGGCCAGACATTGGGCTACCCATTGTGGTAAGAACACAATATTTTTTGACCATAAGTCTTCAATCCTGGGTACCAGAATACCATAGAAAATCAAGTCTAGGGtgtattttggtttcagttttcagttttgtCTCACGTTAagcgctcagcctttcaaagcaAACTCTCTTTACCTCAAGCCCATACTGACATCTTCGACACATGCGCACTACAACTGCTTCGTGATACTCGCAGGGCAAATTCTAATCGAAAGTGAGGATCCCTATGCCTTACTCACTCCTATGGGCAGAGCCCATGAAGTGGATAGTTTGAAGGTAGTATGCCATTACTGTATAAATGTAAAGGGATTGAGTAGCTTACTTGCATTTGGAATGATCCTTCAGGTAGAACCAAAGTAAACTTTGGCCTTTAGTAGttgattattttgattttgaCCAGTGAGTAATCACCtagtaaccacctagaacaccctattaaccgcatagcaacatgcaAAAAACAATATGCtacaaaacaccttagcaacagcatagcaatgcccAGACAACCACTCACAATGCCCTAGCATCTTGATGATGAGTTTTGCATGTGCAAAAACCACAATCTGAAAAAAAAGATTCTCACAGGCTTAAAAGTTATAGACCAACACAGCTTTACATTCTGCTGTAGATTTGGTCTGCTCACTCTGGTGTCTTTGAAGAATAGCTTTCATGTCTCTAGGGCAGCAAGCCAAATTAGTTCTGGTGAAATTAAAGGAAGTAGAGCTGTATTAAGTCAACAGTAAAGTTATGCTTCTGAAATTAATACTCAAATAGAATTCTGAAGTAACCCAATTTTCTTCCGACTTTTATATGTTTCATATTTAAGTAGTTGTTTGGAACTTTGAAATTAAGGATATGGATGTACTGTAGGTTACAAAGTTGTTCAAGAACtagcaacattttaattttaaactgtgacattgtagaaattattattaaaaactttCCTAGAAATAGTCCAGAGTTATGGTTAGTAGTTGTTGCACAAGATCACATGTTTAAAACCTTTTAATAATGCCATATTGTACCCCAGCAGTAGCTCACAATATGGCACATTGACACAACAGATGGCTTTTTTTTCTCTGCAGGTGGTACGTACAGAGAAGAACAGCTTAAACAATCGCTTCATTCCCTGGGATGCAGTCGAGACTGAGGCTATTTTGTCTATCGATGACGATGCCCACCTACGACATGATGAAATTATGTTTGGGTTCAGGTGAGAGTTTTGTGAAACCAAGATCATGGCATATGTtttattagggctgggcaatatataaAGTATTCACAATAAATTTTCAGTGATTTTAATGAGCTTTTTATTTGGACATTAAGTTTTATAAAGAGCGTGATATTAGACTAGTTTTCTTATCCTTCCTCGTCAGAGATATTTTAATTGGATCTGATATATGTAGTTTAGAATATAAAGCAGttttaatcaaaacaattaaTTTTTGTTGAAATGATGGTTCATACGATATAGCTTTCTTAACCAACTTCTTGAGATATCattgcattttaaacagtattgaaagagttcccatctatgttgggtacttattggcttcttttctttattatttggtccaagtcaaacacacaccaatcagccacagcattaaaagcacctgcctaatattgtgtaggtccccctcgtgccaccaaaagagctccaacccacatctcagtatagcattcagagataatattcttctccccactattgtacagagtggttatctgagttacagtagactttgtcagttcaaaccagtctggccattctctgttgaactctctcatcaacaagacgtttccgtacacagaactgccactcactggatgttttt
This window encodes:
- the LOC127621622 gene encoding exostosin-like 3, which codes for MMQRSGGIVGNSLRRVRLTWLSFLLFCILVFFPLIAHYYLTTIDEAGGPDKRIFGPRPGGELCEAKHVQDLCRIRESVSEELLQLEAKRQELNGEIARLNLRIEACKRSIDSAKQDLLQLKNVISQTEHSYKELMAQNQPKLSLPVRLLPDKDDPGFPPPKSAQNCRLHSCFDYARCPLTSGFPVYVYDTGSYPWGEKLDPLVKQAFASSVKSSVYVTDNPQIACLYVVLVGEVQDSPSLPPSPLDLEKQLKALPYWRLDGHNHLLVHLSRKSLTQNFLYNVSTGRAAVAQSTFFERQYREGFDMVVSPLVHALSEPNFLEVPPQVPVKRKYLFTFQGEKVESLRSSLLEAPPQSFEEEMEGDSPADYDDRIIGTLKAVQDSHLDQVLVEFTCKNQAKPCLPTEWALCGEREDRLEVLKVSTFALVISPGDGQLVASTGCSMRLFEALEVGAIPVVLGDHSKLPYHHLIRWSEAVIMVPKPRITELHFLLRSISDNDLLAMRRQGRFLWETYLSTSESIFSTILASVRTSIQIPAAPIREEPAQEIPHKAGKLAGTDANMADNGDLDLGPVEVEPPYASPRFLRNFTYTAADVYRTWNRAPGPFHLFPNTPLDPILPSEAKFLGSGTGFRPIGGGSGGSGKEFQAALGGNFPREQFTVVMLTYEREEVLMNSLERLNGLPYLNKVVVVWNSPKPPSDDLLWPDIGLPIVVVRTEKNSLNNRFIPWDAVETEAILSIDDDAHLRHDEIMFGFRVWREARDRIVGFPGRFHAWDVNHQSWLYNSNYSCELSMVLTGAAFFHKYYAFLYSNVMPQAIRDMVDEYINCEDIAMNFLVSHITRKPPIKVTSRWTFRCPGCPQALSHDDSHFHERHKCINFFVKVYGYMPLLYTQFRVDSVLFKTRLPHDKTKCFKFI